The sequence TCTTCAACAAAGGGCATCTGGTTATCAACGGCCAGTACCGATCGTTTTTATAAATAGCCGGAAAGTCCACTATCATATAGTGCCCTCTAAAAGCTGATACCTTTTTCGTGTAGTCCCCTTCCGGAGCCGTATAAAATCTTGAGTGGTATTTACCACTTTTTTTGAGGTCATAAGGGGCGATATCGTTATAAGTTATGATCCTCGTTATTGATGGCTCTTTTAGAACATAATTAAGTGTCTGGCGAACTATTCTATCCGGACTGCCATACAAACTGCCTCGCAAAAGCTCATTCATAAAAATCAAATTATAACCAAAACCGAATATCAAAAAAGATGCGAAAATATAAGTTTTATATTTAGTGCGCCTTATTAATAAATAACTGCCCAGGAAAAGAGTTGCCATAATCCATGACCATAAAATAAATTGCGCCGAAAAATAAAAACCTATCGGCCCGGAACCGCTTGAAAATGGGATCAGAAAATTAAAATCAAAATTCTTTACTTGTTCCACATAAGCCGTTTTTGGATTAAGCGGCAAGACTGCATAAGTTCTTGAAAATATAAGAAGCGCAAAAACAAAAAATGTGCCCGTACCGACTACAAATTTTTTAAACGACAAGACGGAGCTGGCTTTTTTGTAACAATAATATAAAACATCGCTTGTTATAATAACCGCGGGAACTATCAAAAACATGAAATAGCGTTCTATCGTTAACTTGGTAAAATCAAACAAAATCAAATAGAATAATAAATTAACAAAGACATACAAATACCAAAATCTCTGCC is a genomic window of bacterium containing:
- a CDS encoding glycosyltransferase family 39 protein; amino-acid sequence: MWLIYLIVSKVFNKKAALAAAALFVLNIYSLIAGLQVDIDGAILPFFVLLGYYGYLGLLEGGHKRRSLFLLGLAIVGGLFTKESFVLFLAALILDYLFILHERNKDNFLRVLKQVLKASVPVLAFMALLFYFYYSRLHGIIDYAMNFKSFNFGSRAYLELGFKVVKSFVWLSPLLTLPAVFGLFIKEIRNRQRFWYLYVFVNLLFYLILFDFTKLTIERYFMFLIVPAVIITSDVLYYCYKKASSVLSFKKFVVGTGTFFVFALLIFSRTYAVLPLNPKTAYVEQVKNFDFNFLIPFSSGSGPIGFYFSAQFILWSWIMATLFLGSYLLIRRTKYKTYIFASFLIFGFGYNLIFMNELLRGSLYGSPDRIVRQTLNYVLKEPSITRIITYNDIAPYDLKKSGKYHSRFYTAPEGDYTKKVSAFRGHYMIVDFPAIYKNDRYWPLITRCPLLK